The following is a genomic window from Sebastes fasciatus isolate fSebFas1 chromosome 15, fSebFas1.pri, whole genome shotgun sequence.
ACTTGTTGCAGAGCTGCAGAACAGTTACAAAACGTTCAGCTGCCCAAATGTAACATTATATTATTGAGTGATCTGTGCAAAACATCTGTAAATCTGCAATCCATATGACCCGGACACTGGTTTGTATCGCTAAGAGGAACATTGTATCCCTACATGAAAACACATGAGGCTGATGGAAACAGTTCAAACACTTACCTGGATAAGAGAGGTGGACCTGCTCTGGCTGAGTCCAAATGGGAGGAATACCAAACACCAACAGGGGTGCAAGGCTCAGCAAAGCACAGGCAGCATGAACAGGCACCATTTTAACACTGGACTGCAAGAACAACAACCTGGTTAGAATAGCAACACAcaaccaggaaataaaacaATCTTGTCAGTGTAATCACATGATGTTAATAGCTGTCATGCCAAACATCACATGACACTGAGCCTATTGATGCAAAACGTTGATAAATGTGTCTGTTTTGAAATTAGACACAGCACAGAGTTAAAATATCCTACCTGACCTCAGTGgcagcgacacacacacatacacagactgtGTTTCGGTCTCTGAGGAGGACCTCTGCATCCAACCAAATGATGAAACTGCAGAATCAAATCAGCAGAGTCAGCACGGAAAGAGATCATGTGTCAATAAAAGCAGctgatgttgtttttcattgtgCATTCAGGGGAAGTCAAAATGAGCTCAAGTACAGTGGAGATTAGCTCACAAGCCCCAGCTTGCCTGTGATCAATACAGTGCAAACAGCTGATATGCCTCACTGATCAGAGTAAAGCCGCTGTCAGGGTCATGGCTCATGAAGGCAAAAGCAAGTTTAATTTGagccaaaacactgtatcaGCTGATCTCATTTAACACTTAACTGCCCCTCTCCACTTGAATGTGTCTATTAGTGAGATCAGCTGACTGGGATGACTTAACCACACATCTACACCACTGATTTAAATGTCTGGTTTTGAAATTTGCACCATTGATATCGCAATACTACTTGCTAGAGGGTGCACACTGCACAGACTGCATTATGAATAGGATGCTTTATTCTTTAATACAGGGCGGTATTAGAAGGCTATTTGAAATCAGATGTTAATatgcaatataaatgtgttatttttgcctattctaaaatggtgtatttgaataattCTGCAtaccctaaacagtcttggaattgcataaattgggtatcactgtaaagttgagactcttgtggctcaaatgagcccaactgtattcatgtgtgatgatgttagtccccatagtagccatttcattgtagtgagaccattttttttaaacttgacatcactgtataaaatgacctgttgtgacctctaggataatcacagcctcatgaaactttacagccacaaactagagtcctagagcattcagaggatggatggtcttcctaggtagattgacaacaaaggggtttctgagcagtttctagAAGAGAAGTGCTCGTCATCTAATCGccgaaaaatttaatttttgcaGAAATTTCCAAATGataaaagtttttgataccaaatcacagcatggctttttgtCTTggagtcttaatgtggtattttggagggattattgatcattattATCAATTCTTATGTGGTacaaaaatggttaaatttagcaccaaatctgtgtaacaaatggtatcaacccaaaaattgctgcaacaatttatgagacataatagagcatgggaatagCAATCGATAACTTCTATTATTGCGTTCTACGCTCTTATACAcgttcacaatttattttaattgatcaattaattcatttttatttattattaacgactagaacaacttgacacacagtgctgagcgacatctcaaattaatcttcaggttcccagctttcagatgatgtacaccacttctatgttaCTGTTCACTTTTTATCTTCCACTGAACATCCCCTCTGGTAATGGTAAGGGGTTAAATAAACCTTAAAGGTCATATTGATAACATGtagacaaataataataaaagaaaaaaatacacccACAGAGCTTTtggaaaggtgccgaataaaagtatcacttttccccaaaaaaatgatcatgattgtgaattaattcaaatgaagtgaattaaaaaattaaaaaataaaatctagaCCACTGATTTAAATGTTTGGTTTTGAAATTTGCACCATTGATATCTTAATACTACTCAGGAGGGAATGTATCATgcctcattttttatatatatcaacaaaaacagacaatactaggaactaagggcaaacaaaaatggagacaagcaaatacaaaaaaaacataagtagttaaaggaaaaaaaactaaaaaaactaaaataaacaaaaaacaaaacaaaacaaacaaaaaataaatatgtaagtaaataaaacacagacaacaccctaAGGCACACAAAGCACCATTGATGTCTCAATACAAGTCACTAGAGGGTGCACGCTGCGCAGGCTGCATTATGAATAGGAGGCTTTATTCTCTGATACTGGGCGGTATTAAGAGGCTATTTGAAATCTGATGTTAATTAGCAGTCGACTAACAGAATCAAAGGGAAGGTTTAACTGTATTGTTCCTGCTCAGGAATGGAAAACAAGGTGAGTTACACCATTTAGGACAAGTTATTTAACTAGTTCACGTGTTGTAACGCTGTTATGATCTGCTGTGAAGGGTATAACGTTAGACTATCTCCTAGGCAACCAGCTGGTTGTTAACCGTGATAACCGTCACAGCCTGCTTTTGTCTGTTTAGCTGGGAATTCTTACCACTGTTATTAACTAACGTTAGCGTTACTGCGCTTATTACTGCTAAATTAACGCTACGTATAACGTTTTTATATTCAACACGTACAGTTTAAAGATACTGAATAAGTCTCAAACACTGTCTGACCAGAATAAGTTAGCTAAATGTTAAATTAGTAACTAAAAACACTCACAACTCAATTCAGCTTTATGGCCAGTTGGCGGTTGCCCCGGGAGCACTTCCTGAATACGTCACTGCACAGAAGAACTACAATGCCCACGTGGATTGTGGGAATTTGTGTTTTGATAagtttcaagattcaagattcaagagttttatttgctaTTTGCACTTATAAGTACATTgcatttctgagcagtttacaccgagtcagctttaagaaaagaaaaaaggtagaaaaggcacaaggtaattacagtacaaaataagtagaacattcaactcaacacaataaatcaatcaattattaaaatataaaacgccctcagtgtagtaaataaataatctaaactaccctctgcataggaaggatacccccagaatacaaatatagagtatatatatgctccatgaccatattaaaagaacttgtaactctcaaaaatataaaaaaaataaataataattaatatatttcagacaattacagaGTGGAAGACAGCATATAGCACAGCATTACcgtccattcagttcaggtatactgtgtgtcaataatggtatggaggtaaggTGTGGGGTATTTTTGTCCCTCTTTGACGTCCTTTGCCACCAGTCCTATTGTAGCTGTGAAGAAGCTGTTGAGAAACCAGAGGTGCTCTTTGAGTGGAGATGCTCTCTGGCCTGTGTTCACTActgcattgtcattgtgtagtacaacgaaattagattgtgacaatcccataggtgctaaaaaaaagataatacaataaaaaaagagatgcaatatagatttaaaaaaatatataaaagataatacaatataaaatataaaaatacaatatgtatattgatgagatgacagttttgccagattacagttttgccagattattgcacaaagtctccgtcagataattatataattattgcacagagtgatcagcatgttattgcaTATAACACAAGTTTAGCCTGGAGAGCCTGAAAGACAGGAGGATGaaactttattattttcttaaacAACTAAAGACATAACAAAATGCAATATGAATAATGGATTTAGAGACATAAACCATATTTTGATTATGTTATTGTTTTGACCTGACCACAATGATATCTGGctgtgtgtgcttgtatgtATTTGATTAGGTCTaaccagaggtggaagaagtactctgattttttatttaagtaaaagtagcagtactacagtgtaaaaaatattttcaagtGAAAatcatgcattcaaaatcttacttaagtaaaagtgcatacatatcagcatcaaaatatacttaaagtaccaaaagtaaaagtactcattatgcataatggcccatttcagaataatatatatcaaattactggattataattagtgtAAGTATCACTAATTTCAGCTACTTTATATTCTGCCAAGTAGCTTAATTGGTTCATTTTATTTGATATGGACATCACAGTGGCATTAAAATTGTAACATTTATGCACAAGGTTGCACCAGATGCACTGTGTTTAGTGTTTGTAGTGAAACGCTAATTTACAACACCAGGAGGCTTTTTTTCAAAGAgttcaaatagaaaaaaagaaaagaatacatacacaaatacatacacacaaaaatataaaatacagtgTGTCTAAAGGGGTATTAGGTGTGCGATCAATGTTGTTTCTCTTTTAGCCATGATTTTTTACCTCtacctataataatacatcataatatatATCTTAatctatattttgtattaataatctgaatctgcaaagtatcTAAAgtagtgaagtataaagtacagtAATTGCCTCcaaattgtagtggagtagatgtataaagtagcatcaaacggaaatactcaagtaaattaCAAGCACCTGGAAATtgaacttaagtacagtactggagtagatgtatttagttactttccactgaGTCTAACAATTTATTATAAGGGATTAAAAATGGGCTTCTCTTTCTATAGGTCTAATGGACTCTAACAGTGAAGACGGAGATTACCAAAGTGTTGAACAGCAGGATGCAGCCCAGTACAGAGTGACCTATCCTCATGGGAGAAACACAAAAGAGGTGAGCTGGGTTACACATTATAATACACAAATGTATCTCTGTATGCTGGTTATAATtgtgcaaaatgtatttttctatgCAGGTGGATTACAATAAAAATGAGGAGTTCAACAGAAAGAAGTAGGTCATTGCACGTTTTGTGGTCACATTACAGCTAGATGCATGATGTGATTTGGTTTTCAACCAAATGTTTGAACACCCAGGTATCCCGTGAGTCGCTCTGGCAACAACCCGGGCAGAGTGAAGCGGGTAGTGTCATGTAAGAGGAAGACCCATCATCTGACGGTGACTCGCAGGAAGCAGCTCGGGCCTGGGAAGAGTTATGATGCTGCAAACAAGGAGAATGAGACGAACAGCCGGCAGGATGTGCAACAGGAGATATCTGGCATGGACCCTTGGGAGTTCCCACTAAATGTCAATAATTACCACAAGACTGGTAGTACTGGTTCTGAACAGGCCGACTATCGTACAGTCACTGAGGTCAGAAATACTATCACAGCTCTTCTGTttcttgtgttgtgttgttttaatgAATTACTGTGCCACTaatatgcaaataaaacaaTCTGTCAATGTTTTTCAGCTCACAGGGGATCATAACACAATGACCGATGTGCTCTTTGGAAGAAATCTGAGGCTGAAAGTATGTTTAACATTGTGGAAGAGAAGTGTTGGAGAGCTGTTGACCTACTTTCTGAGGTACGTAGTCTGTTTCGTAAATGTGACACGCAGTATTTTTGTTAGAATTTCAAAAGTATTGTTACTTCACTGTCTTTATACAGAATCCAAGACATTGGTGTGGTTGTTGATTTTCTCCCGCTGATAAGCAAAAGGTGAGTAACTTGAAATTTGCAAAAGTCTGAGCGACACTGCCCACAAGTGGAGTAAAATGTTGCTTTAATCTAATTTTCTCTGCAGCATGGATGAAAACTCCCCCAGGGTCACCATTGGCTGTTGCGTCGACCTCTTTCCTTTAGTTAGGAAAGTCCTCACCAATCCATACGAAGAGTGAGTATTCCTGCTGCTGTAgggctttgtttttttggtgcAATTGAATTATTACAGAATAAAATACATTGTTTATGCACATAACAGACACGAGGTGGAAGgataattacaaaaataaaaataaattaagattGTATTTTATTCTCACAGGTATCTTATAGTTGGTTTAAAGTGGATAAATTCAGTTTTGAAACACTGGTGGGGGGAACTAAGAACAAGCGGCTATGGATCAACTAAACTCCCGATGGATATGTAAGTGTTGTTTTGTGAGCTGTATGATACTTCAAACAGATAAATGCTGCACATATTCATGCAAAGTTTGCCACTATTTTCAATATCTGTCCCAATGTGTAGATCAGAATACGATGTggtaaagtatttatttaactttgttACAGAAATTTCCAGGCCTTTAATCAGCAGTTATTGGAGTTATGGCATCAGGAACCTTTACTGAAATCCGTCCCAGGAGCTGCTGGAGACCTGGCAAAGGTCAGTGCTGCATGCATGAATAAATCATTACCACTGTCGTTTTTGGCTTTGAATTTTCTTATACAAAAAAGTGTCTTACATCAGCATCTTTCTCCCTTACTGTAGGTTATTGACTCCTTCCTGTCTCAACTAACCTGACGgcaacaaagaaacaaaacagatCTTTCTCTGGTagcaaaaaaatgaaagaataaaatGTTTAGATTGGAGATGTTGTTGTTTCCATAGAGAAGTGTCCTTTAGCTTGTACTGTACCTGTCCTGAGGGGATGTCTGTAGAGCAtgacgtatttatttattggctgGCGGATGACCTTCAACAGTTGAAATACTGAGAATGTGCAATATAAATGTAATCGTGTAGCAAATTTGACTTAGTAGGATGTTGTAATTATTATCAACGAGAAGAGTTTATCATTGTGCAGTTTCAGTTATGTCAAAGAAACTTAAAGGCTTTCATGAATGTAAGAATTATGTTTCATTGATATGTGTGTCTATTCTCTTTAATTGCACCACTGATGATGAATAAAGTTTGTATTTTCGGTTTTAAAGTTTGTGGTTGGTATTGAAATTAATTTTTGTTACAACCAAAACAAGGGATGTACAGTAATCCCCTTCCTCTGTGGGAGAAAACAGCTCTGATATGTTTCCAAACTGTACGTGCTTTAACTCAACACTGTACTTCACCTTAAGTTAAAGTACAGCTCCCAGATCATCATCTGGACTTCAGCCTCATTCACTCTTGAAGTGATTTAAGTAAGAGAGATATGGGTTCACATAGCTCATATCTCTCTCCTCATTTACACGTGGGTTTATCTCACTTGACACAGATAAGTTGGtgtctgtcattgtgttgtgaacCTGAGGCTGAAGTCCATTTGTGACTGGGCAGGAGAAGGCTGTGTGAAGGGACCGGCGATTCAGTGAACTCTCAGCAGTCGACAGCCCTGTTTGCATTCAGTAAGTGTAGACCAATACTGTAGGAGCGAGGGAGAAGATTTGGGTTACAGAGAGCTACGTATCTCTACACTGTGGCCTCATACAGGGGTCTTCACTGAAGGTAAGACTTTCTTCAGTACAGATTTGTTGGGTGTTAATCAGTCAATAAGAAGCGTACAGTACTGTATTATTAACTGAACACTGTTGGTCTGACGGAAAACGGAAGTGAAGGATGAAGTGTGTGAGATGCTGGCTGCCAGCGGCggccctgctgctgcttagtGTGACTGGAGTCGACATGGAGCATCTccaagctgagaacctgaatcTCCTTTACCCAGATGCACACAACGTGGTCCTCAACCAGGGAATGAGAGGTATTTATACTCAATAATGTACTTTGTTTGCAGTTGTTGGGGATTTTAAATTCCCATAACTTCAGATCTCAGAGACAGACTGAGGTACAGTGTGTACTTTGAGTGAAACAGTCCTGTCCTGTGAttgcttttacattttaaattaccTTTATCTCAGATTATCTGTGTGGATTCTCCTGTGGGTCAAACTCCAGCCAGGAGACCCAAATTGCTTAGTGACTCATTATTGATAAGTGTTACAGTATGATGTCCCGTGAGGTGATTTGTGTATCTTCGTATGATAGTTCTTTCAACCATAATAGTTGTGATAGTGTCGCAATTGATCAAGGTTTATTATGTTTATCTGGGAGACATTGAGAAACAGTGTTGGTGGTGTGTTGACATCATGTAATGACTAATTCCTGGCATTGCTGTTTACC
Proteins encoded in this region:
- the LOC141751983 gene encoding KATNB1-like protein 1 encodes the protein MDSNSEDGDYQSVEQQDAAQYRVTYPHGRNTKEVDYNKNEEFNRKKYPVSRSGNNPGRVKRVVSCKRKTHHLTVTRRKQLGPGKSYDAANKENETNSRQDVQQEISGMDPWEFPLNVNNYHKTGSTGSEQADYRTVTELTGDHNTMTDVLFGRNLRLKVCLTLWKRSVGELLTYFLRIQDIGVVVDFLPLISKSMDENSPRVTIGCCVDLFPLVRKVLTNPYEEYLIVGLKWINSVLKHWWGELRTSGYGSTKLPMDINFQAFNQQLLELWHQEPLLKSVPGAAGDLAKVIDSFLSQLT